In Syngnathus scovelli strain Florida chromosome 12, RoL_Ssco_1.2, whole genome shotgun sequence, the genomic window tccaaatttccttgtactgctTCAGCTCCAAGGAAGAATTATAAACAGCCCCAAAGAAGTGGTTGGCAACAAATGATTTCCCAGCTTTAGTCACGAGTTCTTGCAACTGCTCTCCTTTTTCAATGCTTGTTTCCCAGCTTGGCACTCCTTCAAATGATCTGAGCAAGATATAATGGTGGAAACACGTCAATCTATACTACCCTGTAAAGAAAGCATAACTTTGCTTCTTACCTGACGTAAACATAACCCATCGGTCTTGTTTGTATCCACACATTTGTGTCACTGGTTATAGCTATTTCTGTGTTATTTGGAACAAACCAGGACATGTTTGCATACACCTTATCTGCAACTTTAATGGCTGAGATGAGGACAGGGTAGCCGTCAGGGATGGGATAACCTGTATGAATGCAACTctgtattattagtattattaattACACAGCAACCAGTAaaagacaaaatacatttgactCTGAAAGGCAATGATCAAGGTTTTAAAATAGAGGCCTGATCATATGTAAGTATTTGGCATTTGTTTACCATGTAATTCTCACGGAATCTAAGTGCGTTGAaattaatcaaataaaataatgtcaTTTTATGGCTGTTTATAATATTTGAAGAACAATTCAATCCCTCATAGCCATACCTTTTGCTTTTTGTCTGTTGCAAAAACCTTGCAATCTGTAATGCGCAGCCATCACATCAGACAattgtttgctttttatttgagTGGTAATCCAATGCGTTTCAACATACAGACGTGTTTCAAAATCCTGTAGACAAATTCATAAAACATTTTACGTCCAACCATACCACATGAAATTCAGTTTTCTTAAGAACAAAAATATCATTTGAGAGTGGTTAAATATCAACAACTTACCTCGTTTGGCGTAACGACCGAAAAGTATTCAGGGCATATTTTTTTCGCTCCGCAAATACCTTCATTGCACAGTGCTTTGCACAGCAAAATAAAGATAAGTGCGAGCAATGGAAAAATAAACTGTGCCATCCTCTGTGAAGCCATCACAACTGAATGACCAAAGTTGTGCAGGATTGCTACATAAATGGTGAGTAGGTGTGGCAAGCCCAATGCAAAAATGTCATGAATCGAACTGCATCTTCTGCATGCCTGCATACTTATTATGTATTGGAATTAGTTAACGACATATAATTTTTAATTTGTAATTCTTTTTATTGTTGTCTATTATAACTTATGTGCAACTCTTATACAGCTGAGATACTGTGCAGTGCATATTGCAAAAGTTGAGTTTTGACAAATCATTATGAGATATTCAATTTAAGAATTGCAGttcaaaaaatgttttacataaaaaatgaacacaaagaCATTCATTTTCTTTTGATATTAATCACAACCTGCTTGGAACTAATGGGGGTTGCAGAGAACATGTTATTGCAAAGTACATTTTTGACTCCACTTCCACTTTACAACAATATTTAACCATATTTAAAATCTCATAGTATATGCCATTGGATGAAAatagacattttttaaatgtcaatgCAAAACTGGAGCTTCAACAAACAACATTTGAACAAGCCAACTGACAAACTAATACAAGAAGTTGAAATAGTCATGGAATTTGGCTTATTTCATGCTAAGATGACTGCGTGAACCAGTCGAAGCAGATCGACTCGTCTTTTATCATGTCCCGCATCGAAAAACCTTTTGGAACTCCTGCCACCTGGTTTTGGAGTGAATCACTGAAACTTCATCACTAAATTACACTGAAATGTATATGTtggttaattattttaatttttttacacgAAGTCAAATGACATCATTAATGGAGACTCTCCAATATGACCAGCAATTTGGCCATTATtgttttataatgttacttAATATTTTCCTGCACAATATACAGTGCCATTGGAATGCATTCTAACACAGCTGTCCTAAAATGTAGTTGTGGAAAAAGTTACTATAAAACACTGTCGTTCTTTTAGTGCACCCTAACTTGTTCTACTCGTGCGCTAAATTGTCTTAATGCGCGCACCTCGAACTTAATTTCGGTATAAACGCTCCACGATTGGGAATAATTTACATTGGTTGTACTGTAACATAAATACCAGCAGGTGGCGCGCAAGGCGAGGCAGCCAATCCCAGGAACGCAGGCAGACTTTCCAGCATGAACACACCGGTTCATCCTCGCTCTCTTTGCACCTGCAGCCTCCCCGCGGGTGCTCGCTCTCCTTCTCTGCGCAACGGAGCAGCGGTTGGTGGGTGCATGGCGGCCTTCAGCACCCTGGACAGAGACAAGGTGTCAGGCAGACGGCGCTATGCTGATACTATCAGAAGAGCACGATGTGATTGACGGAGCAACCTAAATGACAGCTATTCAGATAAATAAAGAAGGGCTGGCTGGTAAGAGTGTAGCCTTTTTCCCTGGAATTCTTTGGACAATACTTTTGGGTCCTCATTGGAGTTGTAAAGGATGGAAAAAAGCACAGCGCACAAAACGCAGACGTCCAAAAGGGCAGACGGTCACGCGGATGACATCGCCAAGGTACCTGACGAGGAGCTGCTCCTGTGGGGCAAAGACGAGCTGGTGAGATGGTTGCGGAAGACCGAGGCTGAGAGGAGAGGCGTCATCGTGGAACACGGGAACCTGATGCGGGAAGTGAACAGAAGGCTCCAGCAACACCTTAATGAGATACGGAGTTTGAAGGTGAGATGGGATGGGGGTGagtaagctaaaaaaaaaaacaatactttgaAGTACATACATTTCAAGTAAAATAATGACAGTTGATTGTGGAGGGACAGAGGCTATACTTTGGAATATATTATTTGTCAGGTAagcaccccccctcctccccccatGGACTACTATTTTCCATGTACACACACTATATCTACCCAGAATGAAATTATGAAGTATATACAGTATGTTTTCAGAAATATACTCCCAACCTGTCTGCTATTAATAAATAATGATTCTAGGGGTGTCACTATGTGTAATGGATGGGTGGTAAGGGGGCTAAGTCCCCATGAGATGCAAAGCCATTTCAGTCATGTTGAATATCTTTCACTAGCACAGCGATGTCAACATACAATCGTATTGTTAACAACAGTGTATACTAAACAAATAGTGGATGTTGTCAAAGGATTGCCTTTGTTGCCAGTAATGATTGACAGCTGCTTGTGACCTGTGACCTCGGACCATGCTTTTGGTGACAGCACGTGCTGATTAGACAGTGTCTGGTGACTGCCGTTCTCGAAGTGTCCTGTCCAACACACAGAACAAATTTATGACAGCACGTGTCTATTAATCTGGTTACCCTGACATGTGCATGTCATCCCTCACTGGTTCTGATCTCTGTGTGTGAGCTTCCCTCCTTTGTATCTGTGTCTCAAAACCAGGATGTGAACCAGAAATTGCAGGAAGATAACCAAGAGCTTCGAGACTTGTGCTGCTTTCTGGACGATGACCGTCAGAAAGGGAAACGAGTGACACGAGAGTGGCAGCGCCTGGGTCGCTACAGCAGCGGTCTGATGAGAAAGGAAGTGGCCATCTACCTGCAGAAGCTGAAGGAGTTGGAGCAGCGGCAGAATGACGTGATGCGAGATAATTGGGAGCTGAAGGAGGTGTGCCTCatgctggaggaggagagggctGCTGCCGTCGGGCAAGAGGGGTCTGGTTGCAGGACCTCCATTGACAGTCAGAGCAGCCTTTCACAGCTGGGGGGCGGGCTACCTGCATCGGGTCTACTACGTGATGTTGGTGATGGAAGCAGCAATTCCAGTACAGGAAGCACAGACAACGCCGATAACTTCCAGCATAAACCCTCACCATCGGGTCCCAGTGCTAGCCCCAGATCCCTGGAACCCCCTGACAGACTGGGGGTCATGTGCGATTCCACAGGCAGGAGGCATAGCTCCACTCCAGATTACCACACATTTCCCCAGCCATGCCGCCCACGAGGGGGATCCCTCACCAACCTGGACCCTCAAGACTTTGGAAGACGCAGCCCGGAAAAGCACAGGTCCCCCAAAAGGCAACCATGCGACTCCCACCGCAAGGCCTGTAGCTCTGACCTACTTGCCCAGAAGCAGTTATTAATTTTAGGGCACGTATTACCAGGGTGCGAAAAGGGCATGGCCAAGTCCAGTCCAGAGTTGAGTCAAAGACACCGCTCAGATAGCACTATGGGGGCAAGCTGTGGGAGTCCTGATGCAAAAAAAGCAATACTTGGCACACCTGAGCATCTAAGAAAAGGTAGAGTGATCGTGGGCAGTCCAGAATCTATACGACACCATCATCACTATAAAATTAGTCCTGGGCTGGAATACAGCAAGGGAGGGAATAGCGGAGGCTCCCCGAAACGAGACATGGTTCACAGGAGGGCTGCTGGAGAGGAGATGTCCCCTCAACACCAGAGTCTGTACAACGGTAGGCACAGGGTAATAttcatttgtattcaaattcatATTGTATTTTTGAACCGTCCTTATCTCCTGGTGCTGTGGGGGGAATCGACAGGCAGAGACTGCCACATTGTTTATAAATATAACTACAAAATTTAGGGATGATCTATTTTTCTCTGCTTCACACAACCTGCAAATGAAGCTTGAATGCTGCCACTTCAAATTTgtatttgaattttatttatgtattattttgATTAGGGCCCAGTAGAAAATAGACCCTCATAAAAATTTAGATGTTCTTGAGGTTTCTTCAATAGGCTGAGTTTATCCTTGCATCTGTTGCCTCGAGTTTACTTATGTGATGTTCAATTGGGTTCTATTGATGAAGGAGGAATGCGGTTCTGGACCTGCTCCATGTGTAAAGTACTTTGAGACAACTTCTGTGTTGTGATTTGGCGATATATCAATGAGAGGAAATGGAAATTTTATTTGGTCTCATCAATTCACAGGTTTCACACACGGTGGCACGGGCCAGGGGTCCATTACTGAGGTGCAGTTTCTCATTTACTTTTCTGTCAGACTGTTCTGGTTGCCAGATCACAGCTTCTCTTTTTAAAGGTGACTTAAAAGCTTCACACACAACTTGTGATCCACTTTGGTCTGGCGGCCACACTACTTAATCAATTCATTTTCTTGTACCGCTCCATGAACTTTCCTGTATTTGTAGTTTCTTGTGAGACTTTCTCACAAGTTATGTTTTCCTGGGGTTGTATGGGCATACTCCCCcctccttttttgatcactcccTCATCTTGAGTCCACTGGCGTAACATATTTCAGGGGGCATTTAAGTAccatattttctgcactataaggcgcactggactataaggcgcaccattaatgcatcatgtcagacttttaatccaaatcaaatcattctccattttatcttttttattttaacttcagacgcaacaaattattttataatcataaaataatgatccatagtctttttgattcatagttttcagcgggccacttatgattgatttcatgacacaatgcttcaggccagtttaaatttaggaatttcaaagtcaaagtcaaagtcaaagtcaaagtcagctttattgtcaatttctccacatgccaaagacacacaaagaaaccgaaatttcgttcccccctatcccatttTGGAcctatttggtccatatataaggcgcaccggactataaggcggacTGTCGGCTTTTTGAGAAAATTCTAGGTTTTGAAGTGCGCctcatagtccggaaaatacggtaattcactgccaacccagttaatatctttgatGTCTCTAATGGCACTGAGTGAGTTAAACATGCTTGGAGTATTTTGTTTCAATCTCTTGGAAAACACGGCCTATATCATTACATCATTGCGGTTCTAAAAATCCAGAACATGAATAAGAGGATTTGTAGCACTTACCTTTCCCAATTTGTCAGATGAttacaaaatgaaaaagggCCTTTTTGTTGTCATCCATCTGCTTAATGGCGCCAGGATGGATTCTCTAAACTGTACACTATCTGGTTTTCTTTAACAGGAGATGTGTTTCATTTAACATTCACACATTGCAAAGATGTGTGAGGTGTTTGGCATCTGTGAGGAGAATGTGTGCGGTGGTATATTTAGCATTAGGCAATGTTTGAAGTTGTCTTTATTTCAGATTATAATCGTAGCCTGTGTTGTACATTGCACATAAATTCGGTTTCTTGTTTTAAACGGTGAGCTCAGACTCATTACACTTTGTCCTCCATACAGTAATCTAATCACCAACAGCAGCTTATGCAGAAGGCACAGACGCGAGCAGACGTGACCATTGCAAGTTTAGCATTGTTAGCACTTTTGAAACAATGGATGATTTCCATAATTATGAGGTCATTCCACAGGACCAGCATACACATGGCCATGCAGTATGATTTTCATAACTCTACTCTTGCTCTACTTTTCTTCTTGGAGAAACATTCTAAATTGGGAGATGTTGCACCTAAATTGCAAAGAACTGTTCAACAAACTTCAAGAAAGGAGACTCTGGAAAGATTGACCAAATAGCAGAACAAGCAGGCAGAGAAACAGGAAGATGACATCATCTTTATTTTTCATTAGAGATGATACATGAAGAGTGAAGGCCAGAGAGAAAGACGAGAGGTGCGCAAATGGACAAAATGTTGTCGCTGAAATTGCTGGAGTGCGTTCAGGTCTCAAATTTTGCAGTAGCAGGCAGCCTTAGTTATAGCCCAGTGttgtcagcagcagcagcagcagcagtcagcTTGCAAGTACATTCAACATCACCTCCGTAATAAATCTTGTTACAAATTATGTTTGGGAAGCAaataaagaagaataaaaatatcTTGTTTCAGGAGCTAGGGAACACATTTTCACTTCATTCATTATGAATtgacatgcgcgcacacacacacacatggttcGAGGAGAAGTTTGTCATTTCCCAACCACTACTGGAGTGCCCTTGAGCAAGGGCAAGCCCAAATGCTGGTGGCAGATGTTTGTGTGCATATTCATAGGTTCCTTAGTGTGCAGCATGATCACTTAGCCACTGGGTACATAAAATATCAGTTGGGCAAACAATCATTCCTGGTCAGATTCACACCTATGGAGAGAATCAATTGTTCACTTCAGCCTAACAACAAATGTATTTCCTATCTGGGAGGAATAGGGCATGCAAATTTATCACTGTAATATGAGATGTAAtccatttatgaaaaaaaaagttttattttacattgtttCTTATTTGCTCATCATCTCATTTGAGTAGAATTTATTTCCCAGCAGTAAGTGTACTTGACACCAGCTTTAATTAGGCCAACCATAATCAAAATACAGCATTTAAAGTGCTCATGTGACTTGCAAGTGAggcatctttttttgttttttgtttgtttgttaaccACTGAGCTAAGTTTGCGAATATTTTGCAGTAGTTATTCATCATTGACCTGAGGGCTTGCTGGATAATAAAATGGTAGATTACAGTGAGATGAGAGGTATATACAAATAAAGGTAAAACTCATATGAATATCAACATGCAGTCCATTATTACATTGCTCATATGTCCCAGTTGAACTGGCCGTTTGTGCGAACTTTTTACATTCGGCTTTGTCAGCGAGGATTTTGTTCGTCATATaattctctgtgtgtgtgtgcgttggtgTGTATAATCAGATGTCCTGTGTTAAGTAGTGCCCTGCTAACTAGGCCAACAGCTGCTTCCCTGGTCATTTATCTCCACTCAGCTTTGATGCCCTTTTTTGTCCTTATATTTCAACAAAGGGACACCTTGCAAAAGAAATATGTTAATACACCGAGACCATTATAAATCAACATTGTCTGTTCTCTTCtagtaaataaaaaatgcaggatgctcaaaaaaaacaagcacacaATCTGTACACTTGCAAACACGCTCTCTTCTTTCATCCAGCCACCCTTGTCCATCATTCTCGCTGACATGCACAGTGAGTGAAGTGAACCAGAGGACACAGCTGTGAATCGGCCCAGAGGCTTGtctttcagtgtgtgtgtgtgtgtgtgtatgtgtgtgaagcTCTCTCTCTGATAGCCTGGGCCACTGGGATGCTGCTAGAGGTACAAGCAGGTCACGGTGCGAATGAGGCCATATTGAGTTTAGGAGGAGCAGAGGAGGGATGTTTGAAGCTGCAAGTTCATAGTATGAATTTTGTTGTTTCTCTCGCACACACAAGGCGAGGAACACTGAGCTGACAAAATGCACAAAGGTGGCCCGTGATGCCCACAAAGCTCATCACATGGTGGAGTTGAACAGACAGTCTAAAAATAGCTTCCGTTTTCCATCACATTCTGAAATTAGCAATCGAAAACCTTTTGAAGTCTTATTCTCTGAGATTGCCACGTGAAATTTAGCATTGGAAACAAAGGTGTTGGATTTCcaaatacattaaaaactggCATCATTAACATaaccagtgatttttttttttacatttgtatgTACCCCTTTGGAaagacaaatagtaatttaataATACAGTATATTATCAAATTATTGAATACTGTATGATAAAGCTGTCAGTGAGTGTTTTGTTTGCTAGATGGAAAAACCTGACAACACAGCTGCAATTGTTTCTAATGAATAACATCTGAGTTAGTTTTAAAAATAAGATGTTTACAGATAGACACATAGACTGACACATCTATGAGCCTGTCTGTCAGCAAAGGAAAAGACACGAAAGGAAGACCGGGAGGGGAAATTATTGCTGCCAGTGCCTGTCCAACTGTGACAGGAATCAAGAGGGgatcaacagaaaaaaaaagtgtttcatCTCAACAACTGGAGCTCCACATTTCACTCTGTGGTTTTGGCAAGGTTGAATTTGCAGCCATTTTTTTCAATACATAGTCTAATGATTGACATTTAGGAGACTACTTCTGCAGTCGGTAATTGACTCATGAATAATAGTGTCATCAATACTGTCATTGAtcatttccaattttttttcttccccctaaACAGTTCTGATATCTGCTGGCTGCTGCACCAACTCCTGCAGGAGTGTAAAGCTTTGGGACAGGTGAGCCTCTTGCATACTGTTTTTCTATCAAACAATATTAGCAATTAATCTATAATTGGACTTTAATTCCATTTACATTCCAATTGCATTTACACAGCATTCTGATACTAATATAAAATGTCAAGCTTTGTAATTTTAAGGCCactaaaatgtatttatgcCACTGCCTACTTTGAACCATCACGTGTTCATGTATCTATTCGAGGTCACCCTGTGATTTTAATGCACTGACCGCCCGTGAGTGATGGTAGGAGGTTAATATTTAATGGTGAAGCATCTCCTAATGGCTGAATAAATCAGGCTCTATCTTTACCTCGGGAATAAGAATCTTGGCATTCTGCTGACCACACACATGAAAAGCTCATGACCCACACATTACATGCATACATATATGCAGTAATTGCAGTGTTTCCCTTGTGTCTTCCAGCTTTGATGGCTCCTGACCATACATGCCTCTCCATCAGATGCTGCTTGACAACAcactccagagagagagagataaagTTATGATGCACATGTATGGATGGAAAGACACATGGATCAATGCACAACTGAATGGTCACAAAGTTCCGAATCAATTTGGT contains:
- the LOC125978859 gene encoding coiled-coil domain-containing protein 85A-like, which translates into the protein MEKSTAHKTQTSKRADGHADDIAKVPDEELLLWGKDELVRWLRKTEAERRGVIVEHGNLMREVNRRLQQHLNEIRSLKDVNQKLQEDNQELRDLCCFLDDDRQKGKRVTREWQRLGRYSSGLMRKEVAIYLQKLKELEQRQNDVMRDNWELKEVCLMLEEERAAAVGQEGSGCRTSIDSQSSLSQLGGGLPASGLLRDVGDGSSNSSTGSTDNADNFQHKPSPSGPSASPRSLEPPDRLGVMCDSTGRRHSSTPDYHTFPQPCRPRGGSLTNLDPQDFGRRSPEKHRSPKRQPCDSHRKACSSDLLAQKQLLILGHVLPGCEKGMAKSSPELSQRHRSDSTMGASCGSPDAKKAILGTPEHLRKGRVIVGSPESIRHHHHYKISPGLEYSKGGNSGGSPKRDMVHRRAAGEEMSPQHQSLYNVLISAGCCTNSCRSVKLWDSFDGS